A single region of the Gephyromycinifex aptenodytis genome encodes:
- a CDS encoding phage holin family protein: MSTAIPPRQDPAAPRNADPTLGRLVADATENLSGIIRNEIALAKAEVSVDAKKAGKGVAMFAGAGFFALFGFGFLLHTIALGLITAGLADWLAYLIVTVALFIIAGILAMIGKSAISKIKGKPQRTIDSTKESIAAVKASTSGTTTAQARAMDPVTHGATDGTIPTATQQKLPDPASSPALSGGTGSASTGAMSSGAGSTATKA, translated from the coding sequence ATGTCCACCGCCATCCCGCCGCGTCAGGATCCTGCCGCGCCGCGCAATGCCGACCCGACCCTCGGGCGGCTCGTCGCCGACGCGACGGAGAACCTGTCGGGCATCATCCGCAACGAGATCGCCCTGGCCAAGGCCGAGGTCTCCGTCGACGCCAAGAAGGCCGGCAAGGGCGTGGCCATGTTCGCCGGAGCGGGCTTCTTCGCCCTCTTCGGCTTCGGATTCCTGCTGCACACGATCGCGCTCGGGCTCATCACGGCCGGGCTGGCCGACTGGCTCGCCTACCTCATCGTGACGGTGGCGCTGTTCATCATCGCCGGCATCCTGGCGATGATCGGCAAGTCCGCCATCAGCAAGATCAAGGGCAAGCCGCAGCGCACCATCGACAGCACCAAGGAGTCGATCGCTGCGGTCAAGGCCAGCACCTCCGGCACGACCACGGCTCAGGCCCGCGCGATGGACCCGGTCACCCATGGTGCGACCGACGGCACGATCCCGACCGCAACGCAGCAGAAACTGCCCGACCCCGCCTCCAGCCCCGCACTCAGCGGCGGGACCGGCTCGGCGAGCACGGGTGCGATGTCCAGCGGTGCGGGCTCCACCGCAACCAAGGCCTGA
- a CDS encoding glycerophosphodiester phosphodiesterase family protein, protein MGYVEEPGPIALAHRGGGGLAPENTLAAFAASHALGFRYLESDLRVTADGELICFHDATLDRVTQGRGPVHQYRMAQLRSLRVQGCEPIATLQEALEAFPHTYFCVDLKDERAIAPLISALRCPGVAQRLCVAGAWDGWLADVRTQVPTVATSLGWQSLSVLLACARAGVRPPRSVATGEFAHVPVKLGSVPIFAERIVQMAHDLGIRIVTWTVDEAERMHQLLDAGVDAVISDRPDVLREVMLERGQWQSMGSARSRPSPESRPAALGAPASALPAS, encoded by the coding sequence ATGGGGTATGTCGAGGAGCCAGGTCCCATCGCGCTGGCCCACCGCGGTGGCGGCGGGTTAGCCCCGGAGAACACCCTGGCCGCCTTCGCGGCCAGTCACGCATTGGGGTTCCGTTATCTAGAGAGCGATCTGAGGGTCACCGCTGATGGCGAGCTGATCTGTTTCCATGACGCCACGCTCGACAGGGTCACCCAAGGTCGCGGTCCGGTGCACCAGTACCGGATGGCGCAACTGCGTTCCTTGCGGGTGCAAGGGTGCGAGCCCATCGCCACCCTGCAGGAGGCGTTGGAAGCGTTCCCGCACACCTACTTCTGCGTCGACCTCAAGGACGAGCGCGCCATCGCTCCCTTGATCAGTGCGCTGCGCTGCCCGGGGGTGGCTCAGCGGTTGTGTGTGGCCGGGGCGTGGGATGGCTGGCTGGCTGACGTGCGCACCCAGGTGCCGACGGTCGCCACCTCGCTGGGGTGGCAGTCGCTGAGCGTGCTGCTTGCCTGCGCCCGCGCCGGAGTGCGGCCCCCGCGCAGCGTGGCCACCGGCGAATTCGCCCACGTACCTGTCAAGTTGGGCAGCGTTCCGATCTTTGCCGAACGGATCGTGCAGATGGCCCACGACCTGGGGATCCGGATCGTCACCTGGACGGTCGACGAGGCCGAACGCATGCATCAACTGCTCGACGCCGGGGTGGACGCCGTCATCTCGGACCGTCCGGACGTGCTGCGTGAAGTAATGCTCGAGCGCGGGCAGTGGCAATCCATGGGTAGCGCCCGGTCCCGGCCGTCGCCGGAGAGCAGGCCAGCCGCGCTGGGCGCCCCCGCCTCGGCGCTACCGGCGAGCTGA